The region TGTCGAACTGGCCTCGTAAGAACGCTGAGCAGTGATCAGATCCGTAATCTCCTTGACCACCTCGATGTTGGGATATGCCACATAGCCGGTTTCCGCATCGGCATCGGGGTGCTCCGGATCATAAACCAACCTTGGATCCCTCATATCCCGGTAGATGCTCTGCACACGAACCCCTTTTCCGGGTTCGCCATGGGAAACACCGGCCTGTTGCATCCTGCTTCTTTCCC is a window of Bacillota bacterium DNA encoding:
- the flgC gene encoding flagellar basal body rod protein FlgC; translated protein: MGLFSMFRISGSALTAEKLRLDVIAGNLANMNTTRTARGGPYRRRTVVFAEQLDRERSRMQQAGVSHGEPGKGVRVQSIYRDMRDPRLVYDPEHPDADAETGYVAYPNIEVVKEITDLITAQRSYEASSTALKTAKEIYLKALEIGQ